The following is a genomic window from Neomonachus schauinslandi chromosome 15, ASM220157v2, whole genome shotgun sequence.
tcttctctcttctctctctctctccgtcctCATTTCCCCCGCCCAACCCCTCTCTCCCCGCTGCCCTCCCTAGCTCGCtggctttctctcttgcttctctcttttcctcccaacccccccccctttgGTTTGGCAATTTCGTCTTAAGTGTTTCTCAAAAGAGGTTACTTTAGTTAGCATGCGCGCTGTGGGCAATTGTTAAAAGTGTTCTTAGGTTTACTGTGAAGAGAATGTATCCTGTATCCGTGAATTGCTTtattggggggtgggagggctaattatatattttgttgttcCTCTATACTTTGTTCTGTTGTCTGCGCCTGAAAAGGGCGGAAGAGTTACAATAAAGTTTACAAGCGAGAACCCGAGACTGGCCCGGCCCGCGCTCCTCATTTGCCCCCGGCGCCTTGCAGAGCTGGGGAGAGCCGGTCACCGGGCTCCTGCGCCCGCCAGGCCCGGCAGCCcagaggagggggcgggggctggaaGCAGGTGGTGCGAGTCCCTTGGCCCAGAGGCgcagggggtgagggaggcgGCTGCGCCTGATTGGAGGAGAGAGGAACGGGGGAGGGGAGCCCAGAGAAACCCCCTCCCTTCGCGTTCCGAGGCTGCTGGCGCGAGACCCTGGAGCCCAGGCCACGCTGGAGAGATGCGCCCGGGCTGGTGGCTGTATCCCCCTCCAACTCCCCCTTTGTTTCTGTGGGCCCTCTCCTGtttgtgcgtgcatgtgtgtggaggggtggaTAAAACTGGAGTGCAGGGCCGCTGAACaagcttatatatttatttttcccggattgggtgggtgggtgggtgggggagcaggaggagaggagagatgcCCTTccccgcctctccctctccacgaCTTGGCCACCTTCGCCCAGCTCCGAGGTCGTGGCTCGCCGCCTTCCTTCCTTCGCTGCCCCTGCTTCTCCGGCAGCCACGCTCGACTGAGGCATCCGCCTCCCGGAACCAGGAGAGCAGTATACCCAGGCcgccctcctcccttcctttctcttcccacccaccccacccccttccttttttatcttcaaactttttttttttttttaagccaccagaAACCGCAGCATCCAACGCCCGTGGGCTGGATCCCGCGCCTGTAGGAGCACCCACGAAGCCTCACTGCATCCCTGCCTGTGTGTCTGGGGGCACTGAGGGAGAGCCAGGAGGCCAGGCTCACCTCCGCTCCTCACCTCGGGAGGACCGGACCAAGTTCCCCCAAAGGCCCAGCCAGGCGAAATTGGCCCAGATTAATAAAGACCtgacctgcccccacccacccagttGCGGGCAATCTCTGCATTTGTTTCTCGTTGGGTAacgggctggggaggtggggggggggtgacaaCACGGATCGCTCGGAGgttatttattttcccttctacTCAATCCCTTCCTCCCCAAATCTCGCCTGCAAGCTGCCTCCAGCCCAAGGGGGTCGACAGCGGCCCTTGAGCCTCCAGCCCCAATCCACAGGGCTTGGCTTTCCCATTCATTATTGATCATATTTTATAAATCCAACGCCACACAATTTTTTCCACATTACCGGGAGCCGTAGGGAGGCCGCCCGGCCATTGGCGGAGGGGACGTCACGTGGGCGGGGTCACGTGGTCCGGAGAGGAAAAAGGGGGTCCTTTTTGGTGTAAATCTGGACTCTAATTCTGTAATATATCAAGGAATCTCGTAAAACCGACACTAAAACGTCCCTGCCTACAAATCATCCGGCCAAATTATGAGTTCATTGTATTATGCGaatgctttattttctaaatatccaGCCGCAAGTTCGGTTTTCGCTACCGGAGCCTTCCCTGAACAAACTTCTTGTGCGTTTGCTTCCAACCCCCAGCGCCCGGGCTATGGAGCGGGTTCGGGCGCTTCCTTCGCCGCCTCGATGCAGGGCTTGTACCCCGGCGGGGGGGGCATGGCGGGCCAGAGTGCAGCCGGCGTCTACGCGGCCGGCTACGGGCTCGAGCCGAGTTCCTTCAACATGCACTGCGCGCCCTTTGAGCAGAACCTCTCCGGGGTGTGTCCCGGCGACTCCGCCAAGGCGGCGGGCGCCAAGGAGCAGAGGGACTCGGACTTGGCGGCCGAGAGTAACTTCCGGATCTACCCCTGGATGCGAAGCTCAGGTAACGCCGCGCACCGAGCCATCCCGAGCCGCAGTGGCCCGGCCACATTCCCCGGAAGGCGCCCCCTTCCCGGCCAAGTGCTCCTTTCCGCGTCCAGAGTGCCCCCGGTAGGAGGTCGGCCCTGGGGACGCGGCAGCCCCTCGGCCGCAACCCGGcgcaccgcccccacccccacccccacccccaccccacccccatttttgcTCGGTGCTCTCAGGCTCCTTCTGCTCCCTCGGCGGATCTTTCTCCGCCGACGCCGTGGCGCTCCgagccccccgcccgccccccacctTTCCTCCCGGCCTTTtagctttaaatatttatcagcCGCGCCGGCACGGGCTGGAGACGAGGCCGTTTGTCTTGTGGAGGAAGGCTGGGGTTTGCAGAGAATAGCCATTAGggtctcccccctcccttctcccttcccccgccGGGGATCTCAGCTCTGGGTgtgtcccccagccccagcttggaggtctgggggagggggcccgcGGCGCAGAGcaattctcccctcccccttccttcccagccAACCCCGCTCCCCCATTATTCCCTTCTGGACAATTAGAGGTGGGCTCTAGAGGCTTGGCGGGAGGAGGGGGTATGAGAAGAGATGAAGATCCAGCCAGGAACACAGAGCCAGAGAGGCAGGTGGAGAGAGGGGGGTTGAGGCCAAGAGAGATGAGGCTCCTGACCCCCCAGTGAACTTGGGAAGGGGGAAGCAGAACTAGAGAAAGGGTCAGAAGCCTCATAGGAGTACAGCAGGCTTCCTCAGGTGCCCTTCCTAGGCGCCTAAGTACCCCCTGGAGAACTGGCCAGCAAGTTTGCAGGTATTGTTCCAGAAGGGTGAATGTCCTCTTTGGGGAGGGACTAGGACTGCATGGAGCCAGATCACGAGTTAGAGAGTGCAGGCCACTGAGCCAGCTGCTGCAGGAGCCCCAAGGGACCCAGGCTCTGTGGGGTCTCCTGACTAGCCTGAACCAGACATCTTTCTTCGTGCTGCCCTGAATTCAGGGGCCAACTCCAAGGTTCAGAAGGCCCAAGACTTGTGGTCAGAGGCTCCCCAGTCCAGTCAGAAAAGGCCCAGCTCTTACACCATCAGTATTGGTGGTCACGGTCCCCATTACCTGCTCCATAATTCAACTGCCTTTCCAGTTGGTTTATCAAAGCCCCAATTTTTCTGCTCGTAAACATTTCAGCTTGGCTTTTATCTGACTTGAAATTAGGGCCCCTAGGCTCTCCTCCCATGTCTACTTCCCAGGAGGGCTGGTACCAGCACCTCCCCCAGTACAACCTCCCCCAAGGCTCCTTAGGGTTTCGGCCTAACCTGGAAAGCTCTCCTCTGCCCTTCAGTCCCCACTTCCCAGATACTTCATGTTCCACCCCAAGCCAGGCTGCTGTCTCCCCTGTGCCTTCCTGGAGGCCCAAAGATTGATTTGGAAAACTGGGTTgtctgggcaggtgggcaggcaggaCAGCCTGGCCCTGTCTGAACCTGAGCCACTCACTGGAAAAAGTCATCAGAGGGCCCCTGCTGTCAGGCCAACTCCAGGCTCCCAGGAAATCTGCAAATTCTCACCTCCTCCTCATTCCACAACAGGCTcttcgtgtgtgtatgtgtgtgtgtgtgtgtgtgagagagagagagagagagagagagagagagagactgggtcTGTGagcttcctttgtttccttttctttttggaaaagcaCTCAAGCCAGGCCTAGAGCCCCACACTCCACTTGCATGGTTTCCATTGCCTCTTACCCTAAAGACCATCAGAGTCGTATCCAAAAGGGGGAGTCTTAGGGTGCCTGGTCTCAAGGGTGATGGGAAGATTAACCTTCCTTCTATACCACATACACCCCTCCGGTGCAGGGCCTTCAAAAGCCAGCTGGTTAAATCTTGGGTTCAGAAGCCCTAGGCTGGAAGACTTTCTGGGTGGCAAATGGGGACGTTTGCCTCAGGAGGCCTCTAGGAACgttgagggaagagggaaggcacACGCTGGGGTATGGAAAGTAAGAATTTGGTTTAGAGGGGAAATGGGCTCTGCCACCCACTGACCCCAAACCTAAGGGTCTGAGAGGGAGATGGGCACTCTCATGGCTTTTCCCACACGCACTCATTATTCTCCTTTAAATACTGTGCGCAGGGACTGACCGAAAGCGAGGCCGCCAGACCTACACCCGCTACCAGACCCTAGAGCTGGAGAAGGAGTTTCACTACAATCGCTACCTGACGCGGCGGCGGCGCATCGAGATCGCGCACGCGCTCTGCCTCACGGAAAGACAGATCAAGATCTGGTTCCAGAACCGGCGCATGAAATGGAAAAAGGAGAACAAGACCGCGGGCCCTGGGGCCACAGGCCAGGACAAGGCCGAGGTGGAGGAGGACGAGGAAGAGTGAGAGCcggagaaagggcagaggaagagagccagaaagggagagagggggaagccCAGCTCTGAGAACTGAACCAGGAAACTCAAATTAAATAGGGAGGGGGAAAACTATTTAAGTAGTGGAAagcagtttaaaaatttttttaaggagagaCGTGAAATTTTGGTTTCTTAACACTGACAAAGAATACTACCTACAGAAAAGTCCGGCGGGTTTGTTTTGTACGATATGGGAAGAAAATCACCTACCTGTTCTGTAGCTTTTCTGCCTCCCCTTTTCTATGTCGCTACTGTAAGGTCTTTGTAAAATCTTGCTGTTTTGTAAGCCCCTTTCTTTGATGCTGTCTTTGTGGTCTGTGGGTCTGGACTAACGTGTGTGGTTCCCTGTCCTCCTGAGCCCCCCTCCTTCCCAGTAGCGGACTGAAGGGGCCTTAGGGAGCCCCATGGACCCACCGACTAGCTCAAGTGTCGCCTCTGTGCACCTGGCCTGCTCCTTGCTCCCGCTAGCCCCTGTGAGCCTCTTTACATTGTATGTGTACCTGAAGgatggagaaataaaacacaatttaaaaacgAACAGATGACCTATTTTCTGTGTTTCCCTAAAGCtgagggtggggggacagggtgaGCCATGCATCCCTGAGCCCCTTGGCTCCAACTTCTGCTGCTAgtcatttctgtctgtgctggggTCTGCTCTTTTTCCTGGTGCTCCTGGCTCTGGGGGCTGTCAACAAGTGAATCCCGATAGGACACACGCACCTCCCTTTACATTCTTTTACACACACTGACATACCCAAATGCACAAATCACACATATTTACAGGCTGACGTCACACATAAGTAAATCTATACATTGTCACCTACAGTCACAACTAAAGACCCCATATTCATATGTCCATAAATAAACATACGGGCATTCACACATCCCAA
Proteins encoded in this region:
- the HOXB7 gene encoding homeobox protein Hox-B7, yielding MSSLYYANALFSKYPAASSVFATGAFPEQTSCAFASNPQRPGYGAGSGASFAASMQGLYPGGGGMAGQSAAGVYAAGYGLEPSSFNMHCAPFEQNLSGVCPGDSAKAAGAKEQRDSDLAAESNFRIYPWMRSSGTDRKRGRQTYTRYQTLELEKEFHYNRYLTRRRRIEIAHALCLTERQIKIWFQNRRMKWKKENKTAGPGATGQDKAEVEEDEEE